The sequence below is a genomic window from Vibrio spartinae.
TTTCATGCTGCAACCATGGCGAATGGTCAATATAGTGTGATTGAAGATGCTGCGATTGGTGTGCGCGACGGGCGAATCGCGTGGATTGGCTGCCGGACGGAGTTGCCTGACTATCAGGCGCAGCAAGAACACGATTTCCACGGGGGCTGGGTCACTCCGGGTTTCGTTGATTGTCATACCCATTTGGTGTTCGGGGGGAATCGGGCACATGAGTTTGAGCAACGGCTCAATGGTATGAGTTATCAAGCGATTGCCCAGCGTGGTGGCGGGATTGCAGCCTCGGTTCAGGCGACTCGTCAGGAAACGCCTGAGCAGTTGCTGGCCTCGGCGGCCCGGCGGCTGAAATCTCTGATGTGCGATGGTGTGACCACGCTGGAAATTAAATCAGGTTATGGTCTCTCGACCGAACATGAAGTGAAGATGCTTGAAGTGGCGCATCGGCTGGCTGAACTGTATCCGGTTGATATTCGTACCACATGTCTGGCCGCCCATGCAGTGCCACCGGAGTATCAAGGTCGCAGCGATGCTTATATGGATTATCTCTGTGATGAATTATTACCGGAAATTGCCCAACGCGAGCTGGCGGATGCCGTGGATGCCTTTTGTGAAACCATTGCATTCAGCCC
It includes:
- the hutI gene encoding imidazolonepropionase codes for the protein MDSLWYGFHAATMANGQYSVIEDAAIGVRDGRIAWIGCRTELPDYQAQQEHDFHGGWVTPGFVDCHTHLVFGGNRAHEFEQRLNGMSYQAIAQRGGGIAASVQATRQETPEQLLASAARRLKSLMCDGVTTLEIKSGYGLSTEHEVKMLEVAHRLAELYPVDIRTTCLAAHAVPPEYQGRSDAYMDYLCDELLPEIAQRELADAVDAFCETIAFSPEQVERYFRTAQACGMPVKLHAEQLSSLGGATLAAHFQALSADHLEFITETDVAAMRESGTVAVLLPGAYFTLKETQRPPVELLRRYQVPMAVATDINPGTSPVLSLRLMMNMACTLFGLTPEEALAATTIHAAQALGLAESHGQLSVGKVADFVCWDVASPGELSYWLGGDLLKTRVKRGAISDVDVN